One Triticum dicoccoides isolate Atlit2015 ecotype Zavitan chromosome 4B, WEW_v2.0, whole genome shotgun sequence genomic window carries:
- the LOC119296343 gene encoding acetate/butyrate--CoA ligase AAE7, peroxisomal-like — MAAERDIDDLPRNAANYTALTPLWFLERAALAHPARASVVHGAVRYTWADTYRRCRRLASALARRSVGHGSTVAVIAPNIPAIYEAHFGVPMAGAVVNCVNIRLNAPTVAFLLEHSSAEVVMVDQEFFSLAEDSLRIIADQKKGSFKKPIVIVIGDHTCDPSALQDALRTGAIEYEKFLETGDPEFAWKPPQDEWKSIALGYTSGTTSSPKGVVLHHRGAYLMSLSGALVWKMNDGAVYLWTLPMFHCNGWCYTWTLAAICGTSICLRQVTAKAIFSAIANQGVTHFCGAPVVLNTLINAPPADTILPLPRVVDVMTAGAAPPPSVLAAMSKLGFRVSHTYGLSETYGPSTVCAWKPEWDILPDDERARLQARQGIRYVGLEGLDVVDPKSMAPVPADGSTLGEIVMRGNAVMKGYLKNPKANAEAFENGWFHSGDLGVRHPDGYIEVKDRAKDIIISGGENISSLEVEKAVYLHPAVLEASVVARADEQWGESPCAFVTLKDGVDGSDEAAMAANVIKFCRERLPGYWVPKSVVFGPLPKTATGKIKKHELRAKAKELGPVRKSRM, encoded by the exons ATGGCGGCGGAGAGGGACATCGACGACCTGCCGCGGAACGCGGCCAACTACACGGCGCTCACGCCGCTCTGGTTCCTCGAGCGCGCCGCGCTGGCGCACCCGGCCCGCGCATCCGTCGTGCACGGCGCCGTGCGCTACACCTGGGCCGACACctaccgccgctgccgccgcctcgcctccgccctcgcgcgccgctccgtcggccACGGGAGCACG GTGGCTGTAATAGCTCCAAATATCCCAGCAATTTATGAAGCTCATTTTGGAGTCCCCATGGCTGGAGCAGTGGTCAACTGTGTCAACATTCGATTAAATGCTCCCACTGTTGCGTTTCTGTTGGAGCACTCGTCAGCTGAAGTTGTGATGGTTGACCAAGAATTTTTCTCCCTGGCAGAGGATTCTTTGAGGATTATAGCAGATCAAAAGAAAGGTTCTTTCAAAAAGCCAATTGTAATAGTTATTGGTGATCATACCTGTGATCCTTCAGCCCTCCAAGATGCTCTGAGAACAGGGGCAATCGAGTATGAGAAGTTCTTGGAAACTGGCGACCCTGAATTTGCATGGAAACCACCGCAGGATGAATGGAAGAGCATTGCCTTAGGTTATACTTCTGGAACGACATCTAGCCCAAAGGGTGTGGTTTTGCATCACAGGGGTGCTTACCTAATGTCACTCAGTGGTGCTCTTGTATGGAAAATGAACGATGGCGCAGTTTACCTGTGGACTTTGCCGATGTTCCACTGCAACGGCTGGTGCTATACATGGACGCTTGCTGCTATCTGTGGAACAAGCATATGTCTTCGTCAG GTCACAGCGAAGGCTATCTTCTCGGCGATAGCCAACCAAGGAGTGACTCACTTCTGTGGGGCGCCAGTTGTGCTCAACACCCTCATCAACGCCCCTCCAGCTGACACCATTCTCCCGCTGCCTCGCGTTGTGGATGTCATGACTGCTGGCGCTGCTCCGCCGCCCTCGGTCCTTGCGGCAATGTCGAAGCTCGGCTTCCGTGTCTCTCATACGTATGGCCTCTCGGAGACATATGGGCCATCCACGGTGTGTGCATGGAAGCCAGAGTGGGACATCCTGCCAGATGACGAGCGTGCCCGCCTCCAAGCTCGCCAGGGCATTCGCTATGTAGGCCTGGAGGGGCTCGACGTCGTCGACCCAAAGTCCATGGCGCCAGTCCCAGCGGACGGCTCCACCCTGGGAGAGATTGTCATGCGAGGCAACGCCGTCATGAAGGGTTACCTCAAGAACCCCAAGGCCAACGCCGAGGCATTCGAAAACGGGTGGTTCCATTCCGGCGATCTGGGCGTTCGACACCCCGACGGCTACATCGAGGTGAAGGACCGAGCCAAGGACATCATCATTTCCGGCGGGGAGAACATCAGCAGCCTGGAGGTGGAGAAGGCGGTGTACCTGCACCCGGCGGTGCTGGAGGCGTCCGTCGTGGCGCGGGCCGACGAGCAGTGGGGGGAGTCGCCATGCGCCTTTGTCACGCTCAAGGACGGCGTGGACGGCTCCGACGAAGCAGCAATGGCTGCTAACGTGATCAAGTTCTGCCGCGAGCGCCTGCCCGGCTACTGGGTCCCCAAGTCCGTGGTGTTCGGGCCGCTGCCCAAGACGGCGACGGGTAAGATCAAGAAGCATGAACTGAGAGCTAAGGCCAAGGAGCTGGGCCCGGTCCGGAAGAGCAGGATGTGA